One genomic region from Leptospira montravelensis encodes:
- a CDS encoding FG-GAP-like repeat-containing protein, whose protein sequence is MKFRPSNQFLTLRLMTIGIALFLSNCWANPFTHPPIECLMKLSNSLCPDKNLLEKWSPFLFLSLLPESSVTISNLTDHSLVETGFVVGTAPTGHPFVNVWTDDILHTQVPIIDGTWRYPLPAKAVTNTFWTYGSLHTISVHLPFEKPKTIQVRMGTNHDTNGDGYPDLIVSASPNSTSQGYAYIYKTDLSTKQLETIPNTTLTDGALSNTYFGSKISSGDYNGDGYADAIIGAQAYGLYPGRAYLFLSRGESGISSQNLNSGGVADTIFSGVAGSGRLGSFIVSGDANHDGYDDAIFTSPWNLSAYIFHSQGSSGFTSQNTTTANFSFISTAGDNFGSHSVAGDVNGDGYQDLIVGAPLYSSKIGRIYVFVSNLGTLPTNPQQYLNPPLGPSDCPGANGCQFGSNFVLDYFNSDKCIDLAVGAYAFNTNQGIVFVYHSTCDATNPYSNPPVATFVGPLTTSCNATNCSFGGTIASGDTNGDGFPDLLIGATGASSGIGDVYLVLNDPITGFRNMNLSAGGAADSLFSGSIANRNFSQGLQFQDTNADGLQDIVISEPLTTNRVYTFHSIRGRVPASQNLNGTGVTNQTLSPPAGTSLGNAIAEWRKKAEDYLWAFVAKTKKYFVWI, encoded by the coding sequence GGCAAATCCCTTCACTCATCCGCCAATTGAATGTTTGATGAAACTTTCTAACTCTCTCTGTCCTGATAAAAATCTTTTAGAAAAATGGTCTCCTTTCCTTTTTTTATCACTACTCCCAGAATCCAGTGTAACGATCTCTAACCTTACAGACCACTCCCTTGTAGAAACAGGTTTTGTTGTGGGAACGGCTCCTACCGGCCATCCCTTCGTCAATGTTTGGACCGATGATATCCTACATACGCAAGTTCCCATCATCGATGGAACCTGGCGTTATCCCTTGCCAGCAAAAGCAGTTACAAACACCTTTTGGACCTATGGAAGTCTCCATACGATCTCGGTACATTTACCATTCGAAAAACCAAAAACCATCCAAGTGCGAATGGGAACTAACCATGATACTAATGGAGATGGGTATCCCGATTTGATTGTGTCGGCAAGTCCGAATTCAACCTCACAAGGGTATGCTTATATTTATAAAACAGATCTATCAACTAAACAATTAGAAACGATTCCAAATACGACACTGACAGATGGAGCGCTGAGTAATACATACTTCGGCTCCAAAATTAGTTCTGGCGACTACAATGGCGATGGATATGCTGATGCAATCATTGGTGCACAAGCGTACGGATTATATCCAGGAAGAGCTTACCTTTTTTTAAGTCGAGGCGAATCAGGAATCTCTTCTCAAAATTTGAATTCTGGAGGGGTGGCCGATACTATTTTCTCTGGAGTAGCAGGTTCAGGAAGACTTGGTAGTTTTATCGTTAGTGGTGATGCTAATCACGATGGGTACGACGATGCCATTTTTACATCACCTTGGAATCTGAGTGCTTATATATTCCATAGCCAAGGTTCAAGTGGGTTTACTTCACAAAATACAACCACTGCGAATTTCTCTTTTATTTCGACTGCAGGAGATAATTTTGGAAGCCATTCGGTTGCAGGAGATGTTAATGGAGATGGTTACCAAGATTTAATTGTTGGGGCACCACTCTATTCCTCTAAAATAGGTCGGATCTACGTATTTGTTTCCAATTTAGGAACCTTGCCAACAAATCCCCAGCAGTATTTAAATCCTCCACTTGGTCCATCCGATTGCCCAGGAGCAAACGGTTGTCAGTTTGGATCTAATTTTGTATTAGATTATTTCAATTCCGACAAATGTATTGATTTAGCTGTTGGGGCCTATGCTTTCAATACCAACCAAGGAATCGTATTTGTATACCATTCCACTTGTGATGCAACAAATCCCTATTCAAATCCACCGGTGGCAACATTCGTAGGCCCTCTCACAACAAGTTGCAATGCCACTAATTGTTCTTTTGGAGGAACTATAGCATCCGGTGACACAAATGGTGATGGATTCCCCGATTTACTGATTGGAGCCACGGGCGCTAGTTCGGGAATCGGTGACGTTTATCTAGTGTTAAATGATCCTATTACTGGATTTCGCAATATGAACCTAAGTGCTGGGGGAGCAGCGGATAGTTTATTTTCAGGTTCGATTGCGAATCGTAACTTTTCTCAGGGACTTCAGTTTCAAGACACCAATGCGGATGGCCTCCAAGATATCGTCATCTCGGAACCACTTACCACCAATCGAGTGTATACTTTTCATAGCATTCGAGGTCGTGTGCCCGCAAGCCAAAACTTAAATGGAACGGGGGTAACAAACCAAACACTTTCCCCACCAGCAGGAACTTCCTTGGGAAATGCGATTGCCGAGTGGAGAAAGAAGGCAGAAGATTATCTTTGGGCATTCGTTGCAAAAACTAAAAAGTATTTTGTATGGATCTAG
- a CDS encoding VOC family protein: protein MKQYIITTLILLWGLGLTSCKEESQFGAVTEKVGENRMKNTISIVEIPASDLSRAITFYQAILSVAIERMTMGDTEMGVLPAENGSVNVVIVKGKDYTPAKNGVLVYLNLGMDLQPALDQVEKNGGKILLPKTLIDPEMGYYALIIDSEGNRMGFHSKN from the coding sequence ATGAAACAGTACATCATAACAACGTTAATCTTATTGTGGGGATTGGGATTGACATCTTGTAAAGAAGAAAGTCAATTTGGTGCAGTTACAGAGAAAGTTGGTGAAAACAGAATGAAAAATACAATATCAATTGTGGAAATTCCCGCCTCTGATTTATCCAGAGCTATAACCTTTTATCAAGCTATCCTCAGTGTTGCTATAGAAAGAATGACTATGGGTGATACGGAAATGGGTGTATTACCAGCAGAAAATGGATCGGTCAATGTTGTAATTGTCAAAGGAAAAGATTATACTCCTGCAAAAAATGGTGTATTAGTTTATTTGAATCTTGGTATGGACTTACAACCGGCTTTGGACCAAGTAGAGAAAAATGGTGGGAAAATACTTTTACCAAAAACCTTAATTGATCCAGAGATGGGATACTATGCTTTAATCATTGATTCTGAAGGAAACCGGATGGGGTTCCATTCCAAAAATTAA
- a CDS encoding AraC family transcriptional regulator: MIYETFSPSPDLSSLIKCFWTLVVVDSSPYSKQRIVPDGCMELAFNFGDPIKRFSNDNEFVIQPWACFIGQITEPFYIKPTGSVNTFSVRFFPYGIANFFDKPMDHYANREISLDQLFGFDSAKELENQIRKTYDTPTRIRVMEDFFTTKLQEKITSDRILKNTIDTILESKGYDSIDTILGEGNLSRRQLERKFKKQIGLSPKKLAKIIRIQAALKILMHRQSGKLTDIAYESNYFDQAHFIKDFKEFTGLSPKQFIGDDGMLLSSLFYKND; this comes from the coding sequence TTGATTTACGAAACATTTTCTCCATCACCTGATTTGAGTTCTTTGATAAAATGTTTTTGGACATTAGTTGTAGTGGATTCGAGTCCTTATTCCAAACAACGAATTGTCCCTGACGGTTGTATGGAATTGGCATTTAATTTTGGAGATCCAATAAAGCGATTTTCGAATGACAATGAATTTGTGATTCAACCGTGGGCTTGTTTTATAGGCCAAATCACCGAACCGTTTTATATAAAACCTACGGGATCTGTGAACACTTTTTCTGTGAGATTTTTTCCTTATGGCATCGCTAATTTTTTTGATAAACCTATGGATCATTATGCAAACCGGGAAATTTCTCTTGATCAATTGTTTGGATTCGATTCTGCGAAAGAACTAGAGAATCAAATTCGTAAGACTTACGATACACCCACTCGCATTCGAGTTATGGAAGATTTTTTTACAACAAAACTCCAAGAGAAAATTACTTCCGATCGAATCCTAAAAAATACCATCGATACTATCTTGGAATCTAAGGGTTATGATTCCATAGATACAATTTTGGGTGAAGGAAATTTAAGCAGAAGGCAACTAGAAAGAAAATTTAAAAAACAAATTGGACTCAGTCCCAAGAAGTTAGCAAAAATTATTCGGATACAAGCGGCTTTAAAAATTCTGATGCACAGGCAATCAGGAAAATTAACTGATATTGCCTATGAAAGTAATTATTTTGATCAGGCTCATTTTATTAAAGATTTTAAGGAATTTACAGGTTTAAGTCCAAAACAGTTTATTGGCGATGATGGAATGTTGCTTTCTTCATTATTTTACAAAAACGATTGA
- a CDS encoding cyclic nucleotide-binding domain-containing protein, with the protein MNILEFMQNISTQVYLRGDVIFREGDPHDGSMYCVMSGMFAVTKRLPDGSQEIIKGLGPGEFFGELSLLTRRPRAMTISVVSTNARVGILREDQFEKLARINTHFLFQLTKSTVEKLHRAEARLTELDKLLEEIKKEEEK; encoded by the coding sequence ATGAACATTCTGGAATTTATGCAAAATATCTCTACGCAAGTCTATTTGCGGGGCGATGTGATCTTTCGCGAAGGAGATCCTCATGATGGAAGTATGTATTGTGTGATGAGTGGAATGTTTGCTGTCACCAAACGACTGCCAGATGGAAGCCAAGAGATCATCAAAGGACTCGGCCCTGGAGAGTTTTTTGGAGAACTTTCGCTTCTGACAAGAAGGCCGAGGGCTATGACCATTAGTGTGGTATCCACCAATGCTAGGGTTGGAATTTTAAGAGAAGACCAATTCGAAAAACTGGCTCGCATCAACACACATTTTTTATTCCAACTCACAAAAAGTACCGTAGAAAAACTCCATAGGGCTGAAGCAAGGCTTACCGAACTGGACAAACTTTTAGAAGAAATCAAAAAGGAAGAAGAGAAATGA
- a CDS encoding Crp/Fnr family transcriptional regulator, with protein MNVEHLRKYITEVRINHFSEGTKVFSEGEDCNGKMFFVFAGELKVFKRKANGEDHFVRNIKPGEFFGEMALVFPSPRAATVVATAEDTKVGIITKDIFFAMGKESPGFLSVILHSIIGRLTSVEDMISERQQELHTIINGMTALQAEPTTTESVITNEEKTQDSE; from the coding sequence ATGAACGTCGAACATTTACGAAAGTACATCACCGAAGTAAGGATAAATCATTTCTCTGAAGGAACAAAAGTATTTTCAGAAGGCGAAGACTGTAACGGAAAAATGTTTTTTGTATTTGCAGGGGAACTTAAAGTTTTCAAACGAAAAGCAAACGGTGAAGACCATTTTGTAAGAAATATCAAACCAGGAGAATTTTTTGGGGAGATGGCGCTGGTTTTTCCTTCTCCAAGAGCCGCCACCGTTGTTGCAACTGCCGAAGACACAAAAGTAGGTATCATTACCAAGGATATTTTTTTTGCAATGGGAAAAGAAAGTCCTGGATTTTTATCTGTCATTTTGCATAGCATCATTGGTCGCCTAACTTCTGTCGAAGATATGATCTCGGAAAGACAACAAGAATTACATACCATCATCAATGGGATGACCGCTCTCCAAGCAGAACCCACTACCACAGAATCTGTCATAACCAATGAGGAGAAAACACAGGATTCGGAGTAA
- a CDS encoding PilZ domain-containing protein encodes MTLRFFNYPIPVLLVTLGFLAVPILNVYITASLYDLDLDHFTMILSRIQPLQYVLSGLSAIIAYGLFAKRKFGYYLFLCFALLILTYNVWMVLSVTLGKKIFLAGIRIHTADIIWNMVTTTILLGTVFYFLRREIAAPYLSGMRRGWRSKYRETHPVPFHWTNSDGEREGDGQTINISRNGILIPIPPHHFLNVGDPINLLLKLEKENREPVSISVQAKIVRIDKESDGSEIAGVQLSFLINQKEEKQIYEAFLVRVFAPRYPVSNPVNFTGNDNKVNQGTLLNVSMEGLYIETSSVLEQNQNCNVKIQTRSGEISVSGVVRWSNPQGKYGKPSGFGIQIDTIENKNLFRIWIWKQRFKLFHGR; translated from the coding sequence GTGACTTTGCGGTTCTTCAATTATCCCATTCCAGTTCTCCTCGTAACCCTCGGTTTTCTTGCGGTTCCTATTCTGAATGTCTATATTACGGCATCCTTATATGATTTGGATTTAGACCATTTTACAATGATTCTTTCTAGAATCCAACCGTTACAATATGTACTCTCGGGTCTCAGTGCCATCATCGCCTATGGGCTTTTTGCCAAAAGAAAGTTTGGTTATTATCTTTTCCTATGTTTTGCCTTACTCATCCTTACTTACAATGTTTGGATGGTTCTTTCTGTAACACTTGGTAAAAAAATCTTTCTTGCAGGGATTCGCATCCATACTGCCGACATCATCTGGAATATGGTTACCACTACCATTTTGTTAGGGACTGTCTTTTATTTTTTACGTCGAGAAATCGCAGCACCTTATTTAAGTGGAATGCGACGCGGATGGAGAAGCAAATATAGAGAAACACATCCCGTTCCCTTCCATTGGACTAATTCTGACGGGGAACGCGAAGGTGATGGACAAACCATCAATATCTCTCGCAACGGAATCCTAATCCCCATTCCTCCACACCACTTTCTAAATGTAGGAGACCCAATCAATCTCCTCTTAAAGTTAGAAAAAGAAAATAGAGAACCTGTCTCCATCTCCGTACAAGCAAAGATCGTACGCATTGATAAAGAAAGTGACGGATCTGAAATTGCGGGAGTCCAACTTTCCTTTTTAATCAATCAAAAAGAAGAAAAACAAATTTATGAAGCTTTTTTAGTTAGAGTGTTTGCTCCGAGATATCCTGTTTCTAATCCAGTAAACTTCACTGGAAACGATAACAAAGTAAACCAAGGCACTTTACTCAATGTTTCGATGGAAGGATTGTATATTGAAACCAGTTCCGTTTTAGAACAAAATCAAAATTGTAATGTAAAAATCCAAACTAGATCGGGAGAGATTTCTGTATCAGGTGTGGTTCGTTGGTCAAACCCACAAGGGAAATATGGAAAACCCAGTGGATTTGGAATTCAAATTGATACAATCGAAAACAAAAACCTTTTCCGTATTTGGATATGGAAACAACGATTTAAATTATTCCACGGAAGGTAA
- a CDS encoding IspD/TarI family cytidylyltransferase, whose protein sequence is MNNLYGVLLAGGTGTRMGTEVPKQFLKVKGESLLRHSVKRFRKFGLIKSITVVSHPDWILETEKELDDLLEGNDRIVPGGESRHLSTLCGLQSISYDTKDIIFIHDVARPNFKQNELYQLVEQTKIFGGASIVAKSTESLVRVRIHTNYTEEPLKRDEVYSVKTPQSIAGFMIQELLAEGLDSDLKKHPTDLCTWMGNRRVGIVETDYHNIKVTSPGDAELAESLFWEDLPSVE, encoded by the coding sequence ATGAACAATTTGTACGGTGTCCTACTGGCAGGTGGGACAGGCACGCGGATGGGAACGGAAGTTCCCAAACAGTTTTTAAAAGTAAAAGGTGAGTCACTTCTTAGGCATTCGGTCAAACGGTTTCGAAAATTTGGACTGATCAAATCCATAACCGTAGTTTCTCATCCCGATTGGATTTTAGAAACGGAAAAAGAGTTGGATGATCTACTGGAAGGGAACGATAGGATTGTTCCTGGTGGGGAAAGCCGCCATCTGTCTACGTTATGTGGACTTCAGTCCATTTCTTATGACACTAAGGATATTATTTTTATCCATGACGTGGCAAGACCAAACTTCAAACAAAACGAACTTTACCAGTTAGTGGAACAAACAAAAATTTTTGGTGGAGCTAGTATTGTAGCAAAATCAACAGAGAGTTTGGTTCGTGTTCGCATTCATACAAACTACACAGAAGAACCATTAAAAAGAGACGAAGTGTATTCGGTAAAAACACCGCAGTCCATTGCGGGCTTTATGATCCAGGAATTATTAGCGGAAGGATTGGATTCTGATCTCAAAAAACATCCTACTGACCTTTGCACTTGGATGGGAAACCGAAGGGTAGGGATAGTCGAAACCGACTATCATAATATCAAAGTCACAAGTCCTGGAGATGCAGAACTTGCTGAATCTTTGTTTTGGGAAGATTTACCTTCCGTGGAATAA
- a CDS encoding diaminopimelate decarboxylase: MTSIEKLKFLKEDQVRSLAKEFGTPLFVYSEKEIEQKCDEALAFPNAFGLQVRYAMKANPNSNILEIMKKKGILIDASSEHEVVRALHFGFKPESIMLTSQEFPKAFEELIGKGVKFNACSLRQLEAFGKAFPGKSVSIRFNPGLGSGHTKKTDVGGVTSSFGIWHEKLPEVKAIVEKYKIVVEKVHTHIGSGSDPEVWKAVAKYTLEYAEAFPSVTVVSLGGGYKVGRMEDEKSTDLQKIGAPVKPQFEEFATKHGRKLILEIEPGTYLVALCGALLTTVDDLVDTGPKGFRFMKLDAGMDSNTRPSLYGARHPLVTVKNDGGIPKSNEEYVVVGHCCESGDVFTQKEGGEPITRLMGEAEVGDYVVMEAVGAYCAGMSTKNYNSFPETAEVLLRTNGEAKLIRKKEPVLEIFRNEILVVE, translated from the coding sequence ATGACATCAATCGAAAAACTAAAGTTTTTGAAAGAAGACCAAGTAAGGTCTTTAGCAAAAGAATTCGGCACGCCACTCTTTGTCTATTCCGAGAAAGAAATTGAACAAAAATGTGACGAGGCTTTGGCATTTCCCAATGCTTTTGGCTTACAAGTCCGTTACGCCATGAAGGCAAATCCCAATTCCAATATCCTTGAGATTATGAAAAAGAAAGGCATCCTCATTGATGCCTCTTCGGAACATGAAGTGGTGCGTGCCCTCCACTTTGGATTCAAACCGGAGTCCATCATGCTCACTTCCCAAGAGTTTCCCAAAGCCTTTGAAGAATTGATAGGAAAAGGGGTTAAGTTCAATGCTTGTTCCCTTCGCCAACTCGAAGCCTTTGGAAAGGCATTTCCTGGAAAATCGGTTTCCATTCGTTTTAATCCGGGACTTGGTTCGGGACATACCAAAAAAACCGATGTAGGGGGAGTCACATCTTCCTTTGGAATTTGGCATGAAAAACTGCCTGAAGTCAAAGCCATCGTAGAAAAATACAAAATCGTTGTGGAAAAAGTTCATACTCATATTGGTTCGGGAAGTGACCCAGAAGTTTGGAAGGCCGTAGCCAAATACACATTAGAATATGCGGAAGCCTTTCCAAGTGTCACTGTGGTGAGTCTTGGTGGTGGATACAAAGTGGGAAGGATGGAAGATGAAAAATCTACCGACTTACAAAAGATTGGTGCACCTGTAAAACCTCAGTTTGAAGAATTTGCAACAAAACATGGAAGAAAACTCATTTTAGAAATTGAACCGGGAACATACCTTGTCGCTTTATGTGGGGCACTTCTCACAACTGTCGACGATTTGGTGGATACCGGCCCTAAAGGGTTCCGATTTATGAAACTCGATGCAGGAATGGATTCCAACACCAGACCTTCGTTATACGGTGCAAGACATCCCCTAGTCACAGTAAAAAATGATGGTGGCATTCCAAAATCTAACGAAGAATATGTGGTAGTGGGTCACTGTTGTGAGTCTGGAGACGTGTTCACCCAAAAAGAAGGGGGAGAACCTATCACTAGACTTATGGGTGAAGCCGAAGTGGGTGACTACGTTGTGATGGAAGCTGTGGGTGCGTATTGTGCAGGAATGTCTACAAAGAACTACAATAGTTTTCCAGAAACGGCAGAGGTTTTACTTCGCACAAATGGAGAAGCAAAACTGATTCGAAAAAAAGAACCAGTTCTTGAAATCTTTCGCAATGAAATCCTCGTTGTAGAATGA
- a CDS encoding zinc dependent phospholipase C family protein, whose translation MAGKITHIEALSQVKKHLEHGNATQRKMAALLSRPDVASYANLGAVAPDIFYFYHVLQPKRTKKAAYFGDLAHHHRVAELVLSFLDQVYDTEMGLYRDRFLAFTLGYICHCVVDIQTHPYIFYISGDYYNNDKKISYQAQVNHMKVEFGLDTLLINHRWGMSAREYDFPQYIDIRHRTVGIKNKMDPVLWNFWLQSIKDTFPTEFATSYLGSEKKIIPGDILNESYLGFYRFTSTLDSRSALMRGLVSVVDTLTFHKYNASVLMLPAIEAINPKIMNDEKREWFYPADPKRKFNDSFIELLNQASQACKEILTRAYEYSFSPESRSKILESLGGYNLDTGLRYHGIDHMKEFSPLV comes from the coding sequence ATGGCAGGAAAGATTACACATATTGAAGCTCTCTCCCAAGTGAAAAAACATTTGGAACATGGAAACGCGACCCAACGCAAGATGGCCGCTTTACTTTCTCGTCCCGATGTTGCCTCCTATGCCAACCTTGGTGCCGTGGCTCCCGATATTTTTTACTTCTATCATGTATTACAACCCAAACGTACAAAAAAAGCTGCTTACTTTGGTGATCTTGCCCACCACCATAGAGTTGCCGAACTTGTACTTAGTTTTCTTGACCAAGTGTATGATACGGAGATGGGTCTTTATCGTGACCGGTTTCTTGCTTTCACTTTAGGATATATCTGCCACTGCGTTGTGGACATCCAAACCCATCCTTATATCTTTTATATCTCCGGAGATTACTATAACAACGATAAGAAGATTTCTTACCAAGCACAAGTAAACCACATGAAAGTTGAATTTGGACTCGATACTCTTCTTATCAACCATCGTTGGGGAATGAGTGCCAGAGAATACGACTTCCCACAATACATTGATATCCGCCACAGAACTGTAGGAATTAAAAACAAAATGGATCCAGTACTTTGGAATTTTTGGTTACAATCCATCAAAGATACCTTTCCAACAGAGTTTGCGACTTCCTATTTGGGTTCCGAAAAAAAAATCATCCCCGGTGATATCTTAAACGAATCATATTTAGGTTTTTACAGGTTCACCTCCACTTTGGATTCACGGAGTGCCTTGATGCGGGGCCTTGTGAGTGTAGTGGATACACTTACTTTTCATAAATACAATGCCAGTGTGCTGATGCTTCCTGCCATTGAAGCCATCAACCCCAAGATCATGAATGATGAAAAAAGGGAATGGTTTTATCCGGCAGATCCAAAACGTAAGTTCAATGACTCCTTTATCGAACTTTTGAACCAAGCAAGCCAGGCTTGCAAAGAAATTTTAACGAGAGCCTATGAATATAGTTTTTCTCCGGAAAGCAGATCGAAAATTCTGGAATCTCTCGGTGGTTATAATTTGGATACTGGTCTCCGTTACCACGGAATTGACCATATGAAGGAATTTTCTCCACTCGTTTGA
- a CDS encoding penicillin-binding protein 1A — protein sequence MKQEPVGLFEKYFIIWFRTVTEKIWTGDKKLRNTSIAILTFGALNVFLLTGSVKDFFKLKEASVYDIPSTLYGMNDKGEYEPIAEFYKFSRIPVRLEQLKTEENPLSPDNRHKVIQCFLSTEDNSFYSHNGIDLKGIARAFVVNIMAGRVKEGASTITQQVARLKFLSIERSIARKAREAWLAILLELVYPKDKILEVYLNEIPLGHGTIGVGAASRFYFRKEVQDITWGEAAILASLTTRPTQFSPIVNPVSSMNKVRVVFRKLVENGRMSVADAEKEYANLQEYYTNLNRSPNDSAFSDRLNRFPYVTEYIRKNLIRSIGSGRLYNGGLKIYSTINIRHQEEAEKALLPALQRQTIESNQRAFRNIDAFDDLYGSGYSLIADLYDLPDFKFRISRTERTFSSAYQEDLRDEFFALNLLTGDDFLGDLIDKNYTSQTTKDHLLPVEGSLIAIRPDTGYITALVGGSGFRSDNQQIRPFQAFRQPGSAFKPILYAAAMDYSGKNPDPEKNVTPATLFADSPLQYLMEDGDEWAPENYSSEYSGFILLRKALEQSKNSVAVRVLEQVGLSHLMESLRGLLQLNGRDIPYNFSVSLGSFELTPYELTRAYAALASGGKTVNPISVLYVEDNAGKVIKDFRKDFDDEDRKQIISKEAAFLITSMMRDVVEEGTGRGVLSYGLNRKAYGKTGTTNNFRDAWFVGYTPELVTSVWFGYDGGTISLGRGMTGGKLAAPVWGRFMARALDREPVIDFPWLADVKVTKKTVCRMSGKLPGSHCHDLFEEYFIPQTVPKEVCNDHGSSWNVVETKPSAYSAQSVRTEKKKPEKIEKQSPSSKPPKRKKSVFSGDEEIDY from the coding sequence ATGAAACAAGAACCCGTAGGGCTCTTTGAAAAGTATTTTATCATTTGGTTTCGAACTGTTACAGAAAAGATTTGGACCGGAGACAAAAAATTAAGAAACACGAGCATTGCTATACTTACCTTTGGAGCTTTGAACGTATTTTTACTCACAGGTTCCGTTAAAGATTTTTTTAAATTAAAAGAAGCTTCCGTTTATGACATCCCCTCTACTTTGTATGGAATGAATGACAAAGGGGAATACGAACCCATTGCCGAATTTTATAAATTTTCACGAATTCCTGTTCGCTTAGAACAATTAAAAACAGAAGAAAATCCGCTTTCTCCAGATAACAGGCACAAGGTGATTCAGTGTTTTTTATCCACAGAAGATAACTCGTTTTACTCACACAATGGAATTGATTTAAAAGGAATCGCACGAGCTTTTGTTGTGAACATTATGGCAGGCCGTGTCAAAGAAGGTGCCTCCACCATCACCCAACAAGTAGCACGTCTCAAATTTTTATCCATTGAAAGATCAATCGCAAGAAAAGCTCGCGAGGCTTGGCTTGCGATTTTACTGGAACTTGTATATCCCAAAGATAAAATTTTAGAAGTATATTTAAACGAAATTCCATTGGGGCACGGAACCATTGGAGTTGGGGCAGCTTCGCGGTTCTATTTTCGTAAGGAAGTACAAGATATAACTTGGGGAGAAGCTGCCATTCTTGCCAGCCTTACGACGAGGCCCACTCAATTTAGTCCTATTGTGAATCCTGTTTCCAGTATGAACAAAGTGCGTGTCGTATTTCGTAAGTTAGTTGAAAATGGAAGGATGTCCGTTGCTGATGCGGAAAAAGAATACGCAAATCTACAAGAATATTATACCAATCTAAACCGTTCTCCTAACGATTCCGCTTTTTCTGATAGATTAAACCGTTTCCCTTATGTAACAGAATACATTCGAAAAAACTTAATCCGTTCGATTGGTTCTGGAAGACTTTATAATGGTGGGCTCAAAATTTATTCCACGATTAATATTCGCCACCAAGAGGAAGCAGAAAAAGCCCTCCTTCCAGCCCTGCAAAGACAAACCATAGAATCCAACCAAAGAGCTTTTCGAAACATTGATGCCTTTGACGATTTGTATGGAAGTGGTTATTCTCTCATTGCCGATTTATATGACCTTCCCGATTTTAAATTCCGCATTTCTCGGACAGAACGTACGTTTTCATCAGCCTACCAAGAAGACCTCCGAGATGAATTTTTTGCATTAAACTTGTTAACTGGTGATGATTTTCTAGGAGATTTGATCGACAAAAACTACACTTCTCAAACCACAAAAGACCATCTTCTTCCTGTGGAAGGATCTCTCATTGCCATTCGACCAGATACAGGTTATATAACTGCGTTAGTTGGAGGATCAGGATTTCGTTCGGACAACCAACAAATTCGTCCCTTCCAAGCCTTTCGCCAACCCGGTTCCGCTTTTAAACCAATTCTTTACGCAGCGGCAATGGATTACTCAGGAAAAAACCCGGATCCAGAAAAAAACGTAACCCCTGCGACTCTCTTTGCAGATTCCCCACTTCAATATCTAATGGAAGACGGTGATGAATGGGCTCCCGAAAACTATAGTAGCGAATATTCAGGTTTTATTTTACTAAGAAAAGCATTAGAACAATCCAAAAACTCTGTAGCGGTGCGGGTCTTAGAACAAGTGGGTCTATCTCACCTAATGGAAAGTCTACGAGGTTTATTACAACTAAACGGGAGAGACATTCCTTATAACTTCAGTGTTTCCCTTGGTTCCTTTGAACTTACACCTTATGAACTCACAAGAGCTTATGCAGCCCTTGCTTCCGGTGGCAAAACAGTGAACCCTATTTCTGTTTTATATGTAGAAGATAATGCTGGAAAAGTGATCAAAGACTTTCGTAAAGATTTTGATGACGAGGATCGAAAACAAATCATCTCAAAAGAAGCAGCTTTTCTCATCACTTCTATGATGCGTGACGTTGTCGAAGAAGGAACGGGTCGCGGAGTTTTGTCTTATGGCCTAAATCGAAAGGCTTACGGAAAAACGGGAACTACCAATAACTTTCGTGATGCTTGGTTTGTGGGTTATACCCCAGAACTTGTGACCTCCGTATGGTTTGGCTACGACGGGGGGACTATTTCTCTTGGCCGAGGGATGACCGGGGGTAAACTAGCAGCACCTGTTTGGGGAAGATTTATGGCAAGGGCCCTAGACCGGGAACCTGTGATTGATTTTCCTTGGCTTGCTGATGTCAAAGTCACCAAAAAGACAGTTTGCCGTATGTCAGGAAAACTCCCCGGAAGCCATTGCCACGACCTCTTCGAAGAGTATTTTATCCCGCAAACTGTTCCGAAAGAGGTTTGTAACGATCATGGTTCCTCTTGGAACGTAGTGGAGACCAAACCTTCAGCGTATTCCGCACAATCGGTGCGCACAGAGAAGAAAAAACCCGAAAAAATAGAAAAACAGAGCCCTTCCTCGAAACCGCCAAAACGAAAAAAGTCAGTCTTTAGCGGAGATGAGGAAATCGATTACTAA